The proteins below are encoded in one region of Streptobacillus ratti:
- the cmk gene encoding (d)CMP kinase, which produces MIIAIDGPSGSGKSTVAKSIAQKLDIAHLDTGAMYRLLGYKMIKDNLNLDNISDVLKELNIDIKGSTFYLDNVDVSKEIRENNVSMMASKVSKIKEVREFMVDLQREISKNKSVILDGRDIGTVVFPNADIKIYLNASAEVRAKRRYLEDKKLEYEKILEDIIKRDYEDMNREHSPLRKSEDAIEINTDNLTFDEVLNKILKLVDKYECLCNN; this is translated from the coding sequence ATGATTATAGCTATAGATGGTCCTTCTGGTAGTGGAAAAAGTACAGTTGCAAAGTCGATAGCCCAAAAACTTGATATAGCTCATTTAGATACAGGTGCTATGTATAGATTATTAGGATATAAGATGATAAAAGATAATTTAAATTTAGATAATATCAGCGATGTATTAAAAGAATTAAATATAGATATTAAAGGTAGTACTTTTTATTTAGATAATGTAGATGTCAGTAAAGAAATTAGAGAAAATAATGTATCTATGATGGCATCAAAGGTATCTAAAATTAAGGAAGTAAGAGAATTTATGGTTGATTTACAAAGAGAAATATCAAAAAATAAATCAGTAATATTAGATGGTAGAGATATAGGGACAGTAGTATTTCCAAATGCAGATATTAAAATATATTTAAATGCTTCAGCTGAAGTAAGAGCAAAAAGAAGATATTTAGAGGATAAGAAATTAGAGTATGAAAAAATACTTGAAGATATAATTAAAAGAGATTATGAGGATATGAATAGAGAACATTCCCCTTTAAGGAAATCAGAAGATGCTATTGAAATTAATACAGATAATTTAACTTTTGATGAAGTTTTAAATAAAATATTAAAGCTGGTGGATAAATATGAATGCTTATGCAATAATTAA